The Eubacterium ventriosum genome includes the window TGTGCGTGACAGGATTCGAACCCACGACCTTCTGGTCCGTAGCCAGACGCTCTATCCAACTGAGCTACACGCACATAAGCACCTCTTTTGGAGATGCTTGCTTAATGCCGGCGACCGGAATCGAACCGGTACTGTGTTGCCACAACAGGATTTTAAGTCCTGCGCGTCTGCCAGTTCCGCCACGCCGGCATTGTACTGTTTAATTGTACAAGTGGGACCTACAGGGCTCGAACCTGTGACCCCCTGCTTGTAAGGCAGATGCTCTCCCAGCTGAGCTAAGATCCCATGCTTTAGGTTTGTTTTCTCCCGTCCTCACGGGCTGTGCTGGATTTGTTTTCATCAGGATTTCTCACAACCTTGTTGGTTTCATCCTCCTGATGTCATTGCAATCATGAATAATCACAATAAGTGGACCTGCGGGGACTCGAACCCGGGACCGACCGGTTATGAGCCGGTTGCTCTAACCAACTGAGCTACAGGTCCTCACATGAAAGCCGATGAACGGACTCGAACCGTTAACCTGCTGATTACAAATCAGCTGCTCTGCCAATTGAGCCACATCGGCGTATGAATTTCTTAGTGACTCCAAGGGGATTTGAACCCCTGTTACCGCCGTGAAAGGGCGGTGTCTTAACCGCTTGACCATGGAGCCTTGTTTCTTTTCTCTGTCCCTGTTCGTTTTTTTCCTGTCTTTTCTTTCCTCTTCCCCGTCTTTCGCACCTGTTTTTTAATGCAAAAAAGCTCCCCGAGTAGGGCTCGAACCTACAACCCCTCGGTTAACAGCCGAGTGCTCTACCATTGAGCTATCGAGGATTATTCCTTCAGTCTTCGCTGAAACTGTTATTCTTTTTGATTATACGCTCAAAACCACACACTGAAATCCTTCATCCGGGGAGATAACTCCTCTTTCCTTCCTTCATGGATAAGCCCTCGACCTATTAGTATCAGTCAGCTCCATGTGTTACCACACTTCCACCTCTGACCTATCAACCTCGTCGTCTTCAAGGGGTCTTAATTCTTGCGAATGGGATATCTCATCTTGAGGGGGGCTTCACGCTTAGATGCCTTCAGCGTTTATCCCTTCCCGACTTGGCTACCCTGCCATGCACTTGGTAGTGCAACAGGTACACCAGAGGTCAGTCCATCCCGGTCCTCTCGTACTAAGGACAGCTCCTCTCAAATATCCTACGCCCACGCCGGATAGGGACCGAACTGTCTCACGACGTTCTGAACCCAGCTCGCGTACCGCTTTAATGGGCGAACAGCCCAACCCTTGGGACCTACTACAGCCCCAGGATGCGATGAGCCGACATCGAGGTGCCAAACCACTCCGTCGATGTGAACTCTTGGGAGTGATAAGCCTGTTATCCCCAGGGTAGCTTTTATCCGTTGAGCGATGGCAATCCCACTTTATACCACCGGATCACTAAGTCCTACTTTCGTACCTGCTCCACCCGTCGGTGTCACAGTCAAGCTCCCTTCTGCCTTTGCACTCTTCGAATGGTTTCCGACCATTCTGAGGGAACCTTTGAGCGCCTCCGATACCCTTTCGGAGGCGACCGCCCCAGTCAAACTCCCCACCTGACATTGTCCACCAGCCGGATCACGGCTGCATGTTAGAAACCCAATACTGCAAGGGTGGTATCCCAAGGGCGACTCCACACAAACTGGCGTTCATGTCTCCTAGTCTCCCACCTATCCTGTACATGCAATATCGAATCCCAGTATCAAGCTAGAGTAAAGCTCCATGGGGTCTTTCCGTCCTGGCGCAGGTAACCAGCATCTTCACTGGTACTTCAATTTCACCGGATGCATTGTCGAGACAGTGCCCAAATCATTACGCCTTTCGTGCGGGTCGGAACTTACCCGACAAGGAATTTCGCTACCTTAGGACCGTTATAGTTACGGCCGCCGTTTACTGGGGCTTAAGTTCAAGGCTTCGACTCATGTCTAACCTCTCCCCTTAACCTTCCAGCACCGGGCAGGCGTCAGCCCATATACATCACCTTACGGTTTCGCATAGACCTGTGTTTTTGCTAAACAGTTGCTTGGGCCAATTCTCTGCGGCCTACCTTCGTAGGCACCCCTTATCCCGAAGTTACGGGGCCATTTTGCCGAGTTCCTTAACAATGCTTCTTCCGTCGGCCTTAGGATTCTCTCCTCATCCACCTGTGTCGGTTTACGGTACGGGTACAATGTACACAATAGCGGCTTTTCCTGACAGCCAGCTCACCGGCTTCGCTACTTTAATTTCACTCCGCGTCACGTCTTCAAATTGAACAGCGGATTTGCCTGCTGTTCTCCTACCCCGCTTGCACCGGTTTCTCCATTCCCGGCTCCGGCTCTCTGTCTGTGTCCCCACATTTCTGATACATTGCAGTACAGGAATTTCAACCTGTTGTCCATCGACTACGTCTTTCGACCTCGCCTTAGGTCCCGACTTACCCAGGGCAGATCAGCTTTACCCTGGAAACCTTAGATATTCGGCCGTGAGGATTCTCACCTCACTCTCGCTACTCATTCCGGCATTCTCTCTTCTTAACACTCCACTGCTCCTTTCGGTACAGCTTCGTCGCAGTTAAGAATGCTCCTCTACCAATGACATTGTCATTCCTCAGCTTCGGTGTAGTGTTTAGCCCCGGACATTTTCGGCGCAGGACCTCTCGACTAGTGAGCTATTACGCACTCTTTGAATGAATGGCTGCTTCTGAGCCAACATCCTAGTTGTCTTCGAAATCCCACATCCTTTTCCACTTAACACTCACTTTGGGACCTTAGCTGGAGGTCTGGGCTGTTTCCCTTTTGACTACCCAACTTATCTCGTGCAGTCTGACTCCCAATCATCATCTTTACGGCATTCGGAGTTTGATAATCTTCGGTAAGCTTTGACGCCCCCTAGGATATTCAGTGCTCTACCTCCGCAAGACTAAATTGAGGCTAGCCCTAAAGCTATTTCGAGGAGAACCAGCTATCTCCGGGTTCGATTGGAATTTCTCCGCTACCCACACCTCATCACCACCCTTTTCAACGGATGTGTGTTCGGACCTCCATTGCCTTTTACGGCAACTTCATCCTGGACATGGGTAGGTCACCCGGTTTCGGGTCTACTCACACTGACTAACTCGCCCTGTTAAGACTTGGTTTCCCTTCGGCTCCACACCTTTGGTGCTTAACCTTGCCAGTAAGAGTAACTCGCCGGACCGTTCTACAAAAAGTACGCGGTTGAGCATGTAAAGCTCTTCCACAGCTTGTAAACACAGGGTTTCAGGTTCTCTTTCACTCCCCTCCCGGGGTTCTTTTCACCGTTCCTTCACAGTACTATGCGCTATCGGTCACTAAGGAGTATTTAGCCTTGGGGGGTGGTCCCCCCGATTTCCTACAAGGTTCCACGTGTCTCGTAGTACTTCGGATCCCGCTCGCTCCCTTCTGATTTCGAATACGGGGCTTTCACCCTCTGTGGCTGGCTTTCCCAATGCCATTCTTCTATCTTACGGGTCACTTGTTGCGGTCCATAACCCCGGAATGCACGCATCCCGGTTTGGGCTCCTTCCATTTCGCTCGCCGCTACTTTGGAAATCGATTTTTCTTTCTTTTCCTCCGGCTACTTAGATGTTTCAGTTCACCGGGTTCCCCCTGCATGCCTATGTATTCAACATGCAGTGACTGGAGTTCTTCCAGACGGGTTTCCCCATTCAGACATCTGCGGATCAATGGACATTTGCTCCTCCCCGCAGCTTTTCGCAGCTTATCACGTCTTTCTTCGGCTCTTAGTGCCAAGGCATCCACCCTGCGCTCTTATTAGCTTAACCATTACCCTGTTGCATAGCGTTGCAACAGTTGGTCGGTCTGAGTTGTTCTCAGTTTGTAACTTGTGTTACTTGTGTTTACTCTTGAATGATTTCTCATTCTTTCTTCGCATCTTTCGATGCGCCTCGGATGTCTTGAAATTGGCATGTTCGTTTTTATACAAACATTTATTTCTAGATATTTCAGTATGTAGTTTTCAATGTACAATCTTTTATTCATGAAGTCTTTCGACTTCGACTGGAGACGGAGAGATTCGAACTCTTGACCCCCTGCTTGCAAGGCAGGTGCTCTCCCAACTGAGCTACGCCCCCACGACGTATTGTTATTCTTTTTGATGGGCTTAAATGGACTCGAACCATCGACCTCACGCTTATCAGGCGTGCGCTCTAACCAGCTGAGCTATAAGCCCTTTTTTAAATCCGGCAGCCACCTGCTCTCCCATGCCGTCTCCAGCATAGTACCATGGGCCGCTTGGGTCTTAACCATCGTGTTCGGGATGTGGACGGGTGTTTCCCCCAGGCGCATCGCCACCGGAAGTTTCTTTGTTCCTTTTAGGAACATTCATAATTGAACAGCATCATTCCTTACTTCTTCTTCCTTAGAAAGGAGGTGATCCAGCCGCACCTTCCGATACGGCTACCTTGTTACGACTTCACCCCAGTTATCGGCTCCACCTTCGGCAGCTCCCTCCTTACGGTTGGGTCACTGACTTCGGGCATATCCAACTCCCATGGTGTGACGGGCGGTGTGTACAAGACCCGGGAACGTATTCACCGCGACATTCTGATTCGCGATTACTAGCGATTCCAGCTTCATGTAGTCGAGTTGCAGACTACAATCCGAACTGAGACGTTATTTTTGAGATTTGCTTACCCTCACGGGGTCGCTTCCCTTTGTTTACGCCATTGTAGCACGTGTGTAGCCCTGCTCGTAAGGGGCATGATGATTTGACGTCATCCCCGCCTTCCTCCAGGTTATCCCTGGCAGTCTCTCTAGAGTGCCCAGCCGTACTGCTGGCTACTAAAGACAAGGGTTGCGCTCGTTGCGGGACTTAACCCAACATCTCACGACACGAGCTGACGACAACCATGCACCACCTGTCTCCACTGTTCCGAAGAAAGGGTCACATTACTGACCTGTCAGTGGGATGTCAAGAGCAGGTAAGGTTCTTCGCGTTGCTTCGAATTAAACCACATGCTCCACCGCTTGTGCGGGTCCCCGTCAATTCCTTTGAGTTTCATTCTTGCGAACGTACTCCCCAGGTGGAATACTTAATGCGTTTGCTTCGGCACCGAGGAACTATTGTCCCCCGACACCTAGTATTCATCGTTTACGGCGTGGACTACCAGGGTATCTAATCCTGTTTGCTCCCCACGCTTTCGAGCCTCAGCGTCAGTAATCGTCCAGTAAGCCGCCTTCGCCACCGGTGTTCCTCCTAATATCTACGCATTTCACCGCTACACTAGGAATTCCGCTTACCCCTCCGACACTCTAGCCTGACAGTTTCAAAAGCAATTCCGGGGTTGAGCCCCAGGCTTTCACTTCTGACTTGCCATGCCGCCTACGCTCCCTTTACACCCAGTAAATCCGGATAACGCTTGCCCCATACGTATTACCGCGGCTGCTGGCACGTATTTAGCCGGGGCTTCTTAGTCAAGTACCGTCATTTTCTTCCTTGCTGATAGAAGTTTACATACCGAAATACTTCTTCCTTCACGCGGCGTCGCTGCATCAGGGTTTCCCCCATTGTGCAATATTCCCTACTGCTGCCTCCCGTAGGAGTTTGGGCCGTGTCTCAGTCCCAATGTGGCCGATCACTCTCTCAAGTCGGCTACTGATCGTCGCCTTGGTGGGCCGTTACCTCACCAACCAGCTAATCAGACGCGGGTCCATCTTGTACCACCGGAGTTTTTCACACCGTACCATGCGGTACTGTGCGCTTATGCGGTATTAGCAGTCGTTTCCAACTGTTATCCCCCTGTACAAGGCAGGTTACCCACGCGTTACTCACCCGTCCGCCACTCAGTCACAATGGTCTTCCTCCCGAAGGATTCTGTCCAAGGTGCTTCGTTCGACTTGCATGTATTAAGCACGCCGCCAGCGTTCATCCTGAGCCAGGATCAAACTCTCGTTAAAAGTGTTTGTTCTGTCAGAATGACGTTAGCCATTCATCCATTACTGTTGTTTTGGAAATCGTTAGCTTCGATTACTCGAATTAACAATGTTCGCTCTGAAAATTTTATTTTTGAATTTTCAGGGATGGTTGCTGTTCAATTATCAATGTTCCTGTTTGTTTCTTTTAAGCCTTATTTTTTTCCGAGAAGTATTAACGGAGAAGGAGGGATTTGAACCCTCGCGCCGCTATTAACGACCTACTCCCTTTCCAGGGGAGCCCCTTCAGCCACTTGGGTACTTCTCCAAGCAGTTGACTCTTTTAAGAAGAAACTTTTTAAATAAAAATAGAAGTTCTTCACTTCTATAGCGGAGAAGGTGGGATTCGAACCCACGGAGGTTTGACCCTCACCGGTTTTCAAGACCGGCACCATAAACCGCTCGGACACCTCTCCAAGTGCGTCGTTCTGTCTGACGCGCTCCATTATAATATCATCTGTATTTGACAATGTCAACACTTTTTTACAACTTTTTTCAAGGTTTTTTATTTTATTTTCAATTTTCGCCTGTTTTTCCTTTATTTATAGGCATTTCAAGCTATTATTTTCTTGTTTTTTCTCATTCAAAATACAGATAAACATCGTTTTTTTATGGTTGTAGTGATTGTGAATTTACAAAGACTAAATCAATCTGTTTAATCAAAACCATCGTGTTTTGTTACCTTTATTTGCATTTATACTATTTCTATTTGGCGTCCAATTCAATAAATAATTCTGCTATATCTATATCCTCCGGTGTGGTGACTTTTATATTTTTGTAATCACCCTGAACAAATCTTACCTGATTTGTTGTAAATTCTTCCACCACCATTGCATCATCTGTTATATTTAGAGTCGTATTACCTTTTTCTAACTCTTCTTTCATTTTTTTATATGCCATCTTTACTAAATCTGTCTTAAAACTTTGTGGCGTTTGAGTTATCCATAATTCACTTCTATTTGGGGTATCTATAATATACCCTTCTTTGTTGGCTCTTTTTATTGTATCTTTGACCGGTACTCCTACCACACAGGCATCACTTTTTATAGTACCTTCTATACTTCTTTCTATAATTTCATTATTTATCAAAGGCCTTGCACCATCATGAATAAGAACTATATTTCCCGTTACTTCTTTTAACCCATTGTAAACAGACTCATATCTTTCGCTTCCACCTGCTACTACATTTTTAATTTTTTTAAGATTATATTTTTCTACAATTTCTTTTTTGCAGTAATCAATGTCCTCTTTTCCTGTAACAAGAATTATTTCATCTACTCTGCTTTTTTCAAATTCAAAAAGGGAATACCAGATAACCGGCTTTCCCTTTATTTCCATAAATTGTTTTTTTGTTTTGCTTTTCATTCGACTGCCACTTCCTGCAGCCAATACTATTGCTGTTATTTTATTCATATCTTTCACCTAATTTTAAATTTGGAATAGCATTTAAATCCCAACCGTGTGTAATTCCGTTTTTATATTCATAATAAGCTGCTGAGCCTATCATTACTGCGTTGTCTGTACACAAAATAGGTGACGGATGATAAAATTCCACGCCTCTCTTTTCGCATTCTTCCTTGAAAGCTGCTCTGATGGCTGTGTTTGAAGCCACTCCGCCTGCTATGGCAAACTTTTTCATTCCTGTTTCTTCAAGGGCTATCATTGCTCTGCTTACCAAAGTATCCACTACAGATTTTTGGAAAGATGCTGCCACATCTGCAGGATTAATCTCTTCGCCTTTCATTTTTGACAAATTAAGCTGGTTAAGTACTGCCGATTTAAGCCCGCTAAAGCTAAAATCATAAATACTGTTAGTTATTTTTGTCCTTGGAAACTCATATGCATGAGGGTTGCCTTCTTTTGAGATTTTGTCAATTTTAGGGCCTCCCGGGTATCCTAAACCTATTGCTCTTGCAACCTTATCAAAAGCTTCACCTGCTGCATCATCTCTTGTTTTCCCAAGAATTTTGTATTTTCCATAATCTTCAACAACAACTAAATGAGTATGTCCACCTGATACTACAAGGCACACAAATGGGGGCTCTAATTCCTTGTTTTCTACATAATTAGCGCAAATATGTCCTTCAATATGGTGCACACCGATTAAAGGTATGTCCTTTGCAAAGCATATAGCCTTTGCTTCTGCCACACCTACCAATAAGGCTCCAACTAAGCCCGGTCCATATGTAACACCTATTGCATCTATGTCATCTAATGTGCAATTAGCGTCCGACAAAGCTTTTTCTATAACATAATTTATATTTTCAATATGTTTTCTTGATGCGATTTCAGGCACAACACCACCGTATAAAGTATGTAAATCTATCTGAGATGAAATAACATTAGATAATGCTTCTCTACCGTTAACTACTACTGCTGCCGCTGTTTCATCACAAGAACTTTCAATTGCTAATATTTTCACTTCTTCCATGTTAACACCTTTTCTTTTTCTGTCTAATTAATGTTAATAATTTTAGTCCTCAAAACATAAATTAACAGACATTCCATCCTTTCCTGCTTTAGCATTTTCAAATATATCCGTAACTGTATCCATATACTCTAAAGGTCTTACTAATGAAGGGCTGAAATGTGTAAGCCACATTTCCTTAGGTTGTGCCTCTTTTGCAATCTTTGCAGCCTCTTTAAATGTCATATGTTTATGTTCTCTTGCCTTGGCATCCTTATCAGGTTCGCCATACATCCCTTCGCATATAAAAAGATCCGCCCCTTTTGCCGCCTCTGCTATTACAGGCACTGGTCTTGTATCTGTTGTATAAGTAACTTTTAAACCTTTTCTTGGCGCACCAACTACCATATCAGGTGTAAATGTTACACCATCAACTTCAACCGTCTCACCTTTTTGAAGTTTTCCCCAACTTCTTATAGGTATGTTAAGTTTTTTTGCCGCTTCAGGGTTGAACTTTCCTCCACGATCTATTTCTATGGAATATCCGTAGCAAACTATATTATGCTTTACTCTAAAAGCTTTAATCCTGAAATCTTCAAATTCCAGTGTTTGCTCACCTTCAGTAAGTTCAATAAAATTAATGTCAAAAGGTAATTCAGGTGCTATGGTTCTAAGAGCATTGACAACTTTTGTCAATCCTCTTGGACCTATCATTGTAAGAGGTTCCGTTCTCTCTGCATTTCCCATTGTTAAAAGTAAACCCGGCAAACCACTAATATGATCTGCATGATAATGTGTAATGCAGATAACATCAATAGGCTTAAATGTCCAGCCTTTTTCTTTGATTGCAACCTGAGTACCCTCTCCACAATCTATTAATATATTTTTTCCATTATATCTGCACATAAGGGCTGTAAGCCATCTTCTTGGAAGTGGCATCATTCCCCCTGTGCCAAGTAAACAAACATCTAACATACCTTCTCCATTTTCTAAATGATTAAAATCATAACAATTCTGTATAATTTTTTGTATTTATTTTGTATAAAAATTTTTCTGTTATTTCATCATAGCATTTTTCGCACAAATCAAAAGTGTCTTCTCTTCCATCTTTTTTTGAAAAATACCCCCACTTATAATCTGCGAAAAATACACCTTCCTCTATTGTGAAATTATTTACTTTAATATTTTTTCCACAATTGTTACATACTACTTTCGTTAGTTTTTTATCTTTATATACTCTCATACTTTCCTCCTGTGTCAATAATTAGTCTTGTTTCATTCTAACTATAAACACTTTCAAATACTAGTGGAAAGTTCTTCTAATCATGTTTCCACATAATAAGAGCATTTTCAACAGGTTTTTCATAAAAATTCTTACGTATTCCCGCTTCTTCAAAGCCTAGTTTTTCATATAAACTTATTGCCGGAACATTAGTCTCTCTTACTTCCAAAGTAATATCTGACACTCCTTTTTTCCCGCATTCATAAAAAAGTTTATTTAACATATTCTCAGCCACATTCTTTCTTCTAAAATTTTCTTTGACTGCCACATTGCTAATGTCAGCTTCTTCAAAAGAAATATATGCTCCACAATATGCCACAATTTCATCTTTAATTTCTGCTACTATATATACAGTATTTTCGTTTTTTAAAGAATCCAAAAAGGATTTTTCAGACCATGGTAGAGAAAAAATTTCCTTTTCTATTGCTGCAACCTGTTTTATATCCCCTTCACTCATTAACCTATAGATTATTTCCTGCATCTTTTGTTCTTTCCATTTTTTCTTTTAATTCTCTTTCAGCCTGAGATAATCTTAAATATTCCGGTGCGTGCTCAGCTGCTGTTTCAGTCTTCCCTTCTTTGTAATAAATTTCTGCCAAAGATGCCAAAGATGAAGCCTTTGCTCTGTTTACAGATGCAGGCGCATAATAATGCTCTGTTGTCATTTCTTCTTCGATTATATCTTTGTAAGCATCCACGCCATCACCATTAAACATGACCGCCTGTGACATATTATTTAATTCTTTTACAAGATCTCTAATCATCATAATGCACTGTGGTTTTATAACTTCCATTGTTGTACCGTTAAACTTGTAAATTCCTGTGTAAACCTGTTCTCTTCTTGCATCCATAATAGGGCAGATAACAAAAGATGAAGAGAAAAGATTATATGCTAACGCATCCATTGTTGGAATATTTATAATTGGAATATTAAGTGCCAGTCCAAAACCTTTAGCTGTGGCACTTCCAATTCTAAGGCCTGTGTATGACCCCGGACCACCTGCAATTGCAATTGCATCTACCGTATTCATATCCAAATCTATATTCTTCTTTATTTCATCTATCATAGGCAATAAAGTCTGTGAATGTGTTTTTTTGTGATTAATTGTATATTCTGCTGTTAAGACACCATCTGTTACAACAGCTACAGTTGCCACCATAGATGAACTGTCTATTGCCAAAATTCTCATAGTCCTTCCACCGTAACCTTTCTATAATCAAGACCTTTTTCTAAATCTTTCTCTATTAATACAGTTGCTGCATCACTTGGAATTAATTCTTCAATTAATTTAGACCATTCTATTAAGCATACCCCTTCCCCAAAGAAATAGTCTTCATAACCGATTTCATACATTTCTTCGGGATCACCAATTCTATAAACGTCAAAATGATAAAGTGGTATTCTTCCTTCATCATACACCTGAATTATTGTAAAAGTAGGGCTGTTTACTGTTTCTTCGATTCCGAGTCCCTTAGCGAATCCTTGGGTAAATACAGTCTTTCCCACTCCTAAATCACCATTAAGACAAATAACCTGTCCTGGCTTTGCCTGTTGTCCTATTTTTTTCCCAAGATTAAATGTGTCTTCCCAACACATAGTCTCATAAACCATATATCCTCCAAACAAAATTTTTGATTGAATAAATTGCCAAGCAAAATTCACTTGTACAATCCTAATAAGCAATACCATTGTAACACAATATAATTTTTTTTCCACAAAAACTAAAAAGACGGCACTTTTAATGCCGCCCTCTAGGTTAAAATAATGGATTTTACTTGCTATTTAATTTTTTATACTTTATAACTTTATTGTTTTTACGAAAGCACTAATGTGCTTGTAAATTAATGCTGTTACCAAACTTACTATTATGCCCTTAACAATGTTAAACGGTGCCACACATACTATTGTAAAACTTAATTTGTTTGTAACTAAAGGCTGAATCTTTGCCCCTGCACCAATAATTGCTTCTAATGGCATTCCAAATGCCTTAACATAAAATGGTATCATTACGAAATAGTTAAGAACAACACCTGCTACAGCCATGAACAACGTTCCAACTAACATTCCAATGAAGGCATTCTTTTTTGTTTTGTGTTTCTGGTAAATTATACTTGCAGGTACTACCAAACATACTCCTATACAGAAGTTTGCGAAATCTCCAACATATGCTGTTGAAGTTCCCTTAATTAATAATTTAAGGATAATCTTTATTGCTTCCATAATTACTCCCGATACAGGTCCCATAATAAATGAACCTACAAGAATTGGAATCTCACTTAAATCAATTTCATAAAAGTTTGGTGCTATAAAAGGAATTGGAAATTCCCATAACATTAACACTGCGGCAAGTGCTGAGAACATTGCCATAAGAACCAGATTTTTTGTAGTAAATACTTTTTTCATTTTAAATCTCCTTTTTCTTTTTTCAAAATTCTTCAACACTTATTGGTGATTTGATTTGCCGTATCTTTCTTTTTGTGGCAAAAAGAAAACCCCGGAAATAGTTTCCAGGGCTTAAATACAAAGCAAATATAGAAATGTAATATTCATAAATTACTGATTGCAAGATTCCAGTGGCTTTTAGAATCCTTAATCAATCTACGATAATTACGCTCCTGTCTTCTCTCATCCAGACTTTACTGTCGGTT containing:
- the ispD gene encoding 2-C-methyl-D-erythritol 4-phosphate cytidylyltransferase, with product MNKITAIVLAAGSGSRMKSKTKKQFMEIKGKPVIWYSLFEFEKSRVDEIILVTGKEDIDYCKKEIVEKYNLKKIKNVVAGGSERYESVYNGLKEVTGNIVLIHDGARPLINNEIIERSIEGTIKSDACVVGVPVKDTIKRANKEGYIIDTPNRSELWITQTPQSFKTDLVKMAYKKMKEELEKGNTTLNITDDAMVVEEFTTNQVRFVQGDYKNIKVTTPEDIDIAELFIELDAK
- the tsaD gene encoding tRNA (adenosine(37)-N6)-threonylcarbamoyltransferase complex transferase subunit TsaD — its product is MEEVKILAIESSCDETAAAVVVNGREALSNVISSQIDLHTLYGGVVPEIASRKHIENINYVIEKALSDANCTLDDIDAIGVTYGPGLVGALLVGVAEAKAICFAKDIPLIGVHHIEGHICANYVENKELEPPFVCLVVSGGHTHLVVVEDYGKYKILGKTRDDAAGEAFDKVARAIGLGYPGGPKIDKISKEGNPHAYEFPRTKITNSIYDFSFSGLKSAVLNQLNLSKMKGEEINPADVAASFQKSVVDTLVSRAMIALEETGMKKFAIAGGVASNTAIRAAFKEECEKRGVEFYHPSPILCTDNAVMIGSAAYYEYKNGITHGWDLNAIPNLKLGERYE
- a CDS encoding ribonuclease Z — protein: MLDVCLLGTGGMMPLPRRWLTALMCRYNGKNILIDCGEGTQVAIKEKGWTFKPIDVICITHYHADHISGLPGLLLTMGNAERTEPLTMIGPRGLTKVVNALRTIAPELPFDINFIELTEGEQTLEFEDFRIKAFRVKHNIVCYGYSIEIDRGGKFNPEAAKKLNIPIRSWGKLQKGETVEVDGVTFTPDMVVGAPRKGLKVTYTTDTRPVPVIAEAAKGADLFICEGMYGEPDKDAKAREHKHMTFKEAAKIAKEAQPKEMWLTHFSPSLVRPLEYMDTVTDIFENAKAGKDGMSVNLCFED
- the rimI gene encoding ribosomal protein S18-alanine N-acetyltransferase, with the protein product MSEGDIKQVAAIEKEIFSLPWSEKSFLDSLKNENTVYIVAEIKDEIVAYCGAYISFEEADISNVAVKENFRRKNVAENMLNKLFYECGKKGVSDITLEVRETNVPAISLYEKLGFEEAGIRKNFYEKPVENALIMWKHD
- the tsaB gene encoding tRNA (adenosine(37)-N6)-threonylcarbamoyltransferase complex dimerization subunit type 1 TsaB, which codes for MRILAIDSSSMVATVAVVTDGVLTAEYTINHKKTHSQTLLPMIDEIKKNIDLDMNTVDAIAIAGGPGSYTGLRIGSATAKGFGLALNIPIINIPTMDALAYNLFSSSFVICPIMDARREQVYTGIYKFNGTTMEVIKPQCIMMIRDLVKELNNMSQAVMFNGDGVDAYKDIIEEEMTTEHYYAPASVNRAKASSLASLAEIYYKEGKTETAAEHAPEYLRLSQAERELKEKMERTKDAGNNL
- the tsaE gene encoding tRNA (adenosine(37)-N6)-threonylcarbamoyltransferase complex ATPase subunit type 1 TsaE, with the translated sequence MVYETMCWEDTFNLGKKIGQQAKPGQVICLNGDLGVGKTVFTQGFAKGLGIEETVNSPTFTIIQVYDEGRIPLYHFDVYRIGDPEEMYEIGYEDYFFGEGVCLIEWSKLIEELIPSDAATVLIEKDLEKGLDYRKVTVEGL
- a CDS encoding ECF transporter S component encodes the protein MKKVFTTKNLVLMAMFSALAAVLMLWEFPIPFIAPNFYEIDLSEIPILVGSFIMGPVSGVIMEAIKIILKLLIKGTSTAYVGDFANFCIGVCLVVPASIIYQKHKTKKNAFIGMLVGTLFMAVAGVVLNYFVMIPFYVKAFGMPLEAIIGAGAKIQPLVTNKLSFTIVCVAPFNIVKGIIVSLVTALIYKHISAFVKTIKL